In the Flagellimonas sp. HMM57 genome, one interval contains:
- a CDS encoding SDR family NAD(P)-dependent oxidoreductase → MGNLEGKIAVVTGGNSGIGYASAKKFKEQGANVIITGRSEEKVNTAANELGVQGVVADVKDLNALDSLVAQVKSNYGAVDILFVNAGIFTPAPVGQITEEMFDNQMGINFKGAVFTVEKFLPIIKDGGAIINLSSVNAYTGMPNTAIYAASKAAMNSYTRTAATELAPRKIRINSVNPGPVYTPIFGKTGMPEEQLNGFAEAMQNRIPLKRFGQPEDIASLVNFLASDEASFITGAEYNIDGGINVNPLLAG, encoded by the coding sequence ATGGGAAATCTAGAAGGAAAAATAGCTGTAGTTACCGGTGGAAATAGTGGTATCGGTTATGCTTCAGCGAAAAAATTTAAAGAGCAAGGGGCCAATGTGATTATCACGGGGCGCTCAGAAGAAAAAGTAAACACGGCGGCCAACGAACTTGGCGTACAGGGTGTAGTGGCGGATGTTAAGGATCTCAATGCCTTGGACAGTTTGGTTGCCCAAGTAAAAAGCAATTATGGCGCGGTCGACATTCTATTCGTAAATGCTGGTATTTTTACTCCGGCCCCAGTAGGTCAAATTACAGAAGAGATGTTCGATAACCAGATGGGAATCAACTTTAAGGGAGCAGTATTCACTGTTGAAAAGTTCCTGCCTATTATTAAAGATGGTGGGGCCATTATCAACCTGTCTTCGGTCAACGCCTATACCGGTATGCCGAATACTGCTATCTATGCCGCAAGTAAAGCAGCAATGAACTCGTATACAAGAACGGCAGCAACGGAGTTGGCTCCAAGAAAGATACGTATCAATTCGGTGAATCCTGGCCCGGTATACACCCCAATTTTTGGTAAGACAGGTATGCCTGAAGAACAATTGAACGGTTTTGCCGAAGCTATGCAAAACAGAATTCCCTTAAAACGTTTTGGACAACCTGAGGATATTGCTAGTTTGGTCAACTTTTTAGCATCTGATGAAGCCTCTTTCATCACCGGTGCAGAGTACAATATTGACGGGGGTATCAACGTAAATCCATTATTGGCGGGATAA
- a CDS encoding glycosyl hydrolase, translated as MKVLRLLLVVLLLISFQSEAQRRKKKATTPNIVLNDSTYHGLKWRNIGPFRGGRSVASSGVIDQPMTYYMGSTGGGIWKTVDDGITWKNVSDGQLSTGTVGAIAVSESNSNIIVVGMGEHAARGVMTSMGDGVYKSTDAGKTWKHIGLDETRHISDVIIDPKNPDIIFVAAQGAQYGASKERGIYRSLDGGTTWENVLFVDENTGASSLSMDMKNPLILYAAMWQHRRYPWTMESGGASSGIHKSTDGGTTWKKLEEGLPEEFGKAGISVSRANPERVFAVIEAGDKKGGVYRSDDAGKKWKQINSDRINIARSWYYMEIFADPQNENIVYVLNAPVTKSIDGGKTFKPLPTPHGDNHHLWINPYDNSKMINSNDGGANVSNNGGKSWSTQQNQPTSQFYRVITDNLVPYNVYGGQQDNSAIAIASRTNDNGIDWKDWYSVAGCESAYLAFDPDNPEVVYGGCYQGIIERWIKASREGKAIKAYPELGLGKVPKDFKFRYNWNAPIISSPHDRNTIYHAGNVVFKTTDGGQSWDVVSPDLTRNEIEKQGPGGGPYTNEAAGGENYNTLMYLVESPHEQGVLYAGSDDGLVHITKDGGANWENVTPPSLSEGIINSIEISPHDPATAYMTVMRYKFMDLKPYIFKTNDYGKTWSKITNGFKDKHTFVRVVREDKKKKGLLYAGTETGLYVSLDDGKNWQQFQLNLPIVPINDLVIQDNDLVAATAGRSFWILDDLGAIQNSFDTTEELKIFKPKDTYRIFGGSPEKPVPGLGQNPKQGVTFDYYLPKEADSLDLKLEVLQNGKIIRTLTNKKPENFKSWPGGPPKPVVLPSKKGFNRFTWDFSKDPIPAIDNVFVFGNYSGASVAPGDYTLRLTLEDETVETMVTILPNPKIKASEAEYAEQQEVLNQIENTLRSMHEAVNQMRSAKSQLKAYKKLLKDNDDAEELVKLGDSLIKRIETWEEKLIQPKQKTFQDVINFNNQLNADFMHLKGFVDSSEPQVTEGAKERLRDLLAQWKVFENEKSTIVTNEMDSYNDLYGALKLPAILLED; from the coding sequence ATGAAAGTACTCCGATTACTCCTAGTTGTTCTGTTGCTTATCTCTTTTCAAAGTGAAGCGCAACGTAGAAAGAAGAAAGCAACAACGCCAAACATTGTTCTTAACGATTCTACCTATCATGGTTTAAAATGGCGAAACATTGGTCCTTTTAGGGGAGGGCGAAGCGTTGCTTCCTCTGGCGTTATAGACCAACCCATGACCTATTATATGGGTTCTACAGGTGGAGGCATATGGAAAACTGTTGATGACGGTATCACTTGGAAAAATGTTTCAGATGGACAACTCAGTACAGGAACTGTTGGAGCAATTGCCGTTTCCGAAAGCAATTCAAATATTATAGTCGTCGGAATGGGTGAACATGCTGCAAGAGGGGTAATGACATCCATGGGAGACGGGGTTTATAAATCTACCGATGCCGGAAAAACCTGGAAACACATTGGATTGGATGAAACCCGACACATTTCAGATGTCATTATTGATCCTAAAAATCCTGATATCATTTTTGTGGCTGCGCAGGGTGCACAGTATGGAGCTTCAAAAGAAAGAGGTATTTATCGCTCCTTGGATGGAGGAACTACTTGGGAAAATGTACTTTTTGTGGATGAGAACACTGGAGCTTCTTCGTTATCCATGGATATGAAAAACCCTTTGATTCTCTACGCGGCTATGTGGCAGCACAGACGCTATCCGTGGACTATGGAATCTGGTGGAGCTTCTTCTGGAATCCATAAATCGACTGATGGTGGCACAACATGGAAAAAATTGGAAGAAGGGTTACCGGAAGAATTCGGAAAAGCAGGGATTTCAGTTTCACGGGCAAATCCTGAGCGCGTTTTCGCAGTAATTGAAGCCGGAGACAAAAAAGGTGGTGTTTACAGAAGTGATGATGCCGGAAAAAAATGGAAGCAAATCAATTCGGACCGAATCAACATTGCCCGGTCTTGGTATTACATGGAAATCTTCGCAGACCCCCAAAATGAAAATATCGTCTATGTATTGAATGCTCCGGTCACCAAATCTATAGATGGCGGTAAAACATTCAAGCCATTACCTACGCCACACGGAGACAACCACCATTTATGGATCAATCCCTACGACAACTCCAAAATGATAAACTCCAACGATGGAGGTGCCAATGTTTCCAACAATGGAGGTAAAAGTTGGAGTACACAGCAAAATCAACCCACATCGCAATTTTATCGGGTCATTACCGATAATTTGGTACCTTATAATGTCTATGGAGGCCAGCAGGACAATTCGGCCATCGCTATTGCAAGCAGAACCAACGATAACGGAATAGATTGGAAGGATTGGTATTCCGTTGCAGGTTGCGAAAGTGCCTATTTGGCTTTTGATCCGGATAACCCCGAGGTTGTTTACGGAGGTTGTTACCAAGGTATCATTGAACGATGGATAAAAGCTTCTAGAGAAGGAAAAGCCATTAAAGCATATCCCGAATTAGGGTTAGGAAAAGTACCTAAAGACTTTAAGTTTCGATACAACTGGAACGCACCGATCATCAGTTCGCCCCATGACAGGAATACCATCTACCATGCAGGCAACGTTGTTTTTAAAACAACAGACGGAGGGCAAAGTTGGGATGTAGTAAGTCCGGATTTGACTAGAAACGAAATTGAAAAACAAGGTCCGGGTGGCGGTCCTTATACCAATGAAGCCGCGGGAGGTGAAAACTATAATACCTTGATGTACTTGGTTGAATCGCCCCATGAACAAGGCGTACTTTACGCCGGTAGCGATGATGGCCTTGTGCATATTACCAAAGATGGTGGCGCAAACTGGGAGAACGTTACTCCCCCGAGTCTATCGGAAGGCATCATTAACAGTATCGAAATATCGCCACATGACCCAGCAACGGCCTACATGACCGTAATGCGCTACAAATTTATGGACTTAAAACCCTATATCTTTAAAACAAATGATTACGGGAAAACCTGGTCGAAAATCACAAACGGTTTTAAAGACAAGCATACCTTTGTTCGCGTTGTTCGTGAGGACAAAAAGAAAAAAGGTTTGTTGTATGCGGGCACAGAAACAGGTCTTTATGTTTCTCTGGATGATGGCAAAAACTGGCAACAGTTTCAACTGAATCTCCCTATAGTTCCCATCAATGACCTAGTGATTCAAGATAACGATTTGGTGGCGGCCACCGCTGGACGTTCTTTTTGGATTTTGGATGATTTAGGAGCAATTCAAAATAGTTTTGACACTACGGAAGAATTGAAAATCTTCAAACCAAAGGACACCTACAGAATTTTTGGTGGAAGCCCGGAAAAACCTGTTCCCGGATTAGGACAAAACCCGAAGCAGGGTGTAACCTTTGACTATTATTTACCGAAAGAAGCAGATTCCCTAGACTTGAAACTCGAAGTGCTTCAAAATGGAAAAATAATCCGAACCTTGACAAATAAAAAACCTGAAAATTTTAAATCATGGCCCGGAGGTCCACCAAAACCTGTTGTACTTCCTTCAAAAAAAGGGTTTAACCGTTTTACATGGGATTTTAGCAAAGATCCTATTCCTGCTATAGATAACGTATTTGTTTTTGGAAATTATAGCGGCGCAAGTGTAGCACCAGGTGATTATACCTTACGTTTAACATTAGAAGATGAAACTGTAGAAACTATGGTCACGATTTTACCCAATCCAAAAATCAAGGCTTCTGAAGCGGAATATGCAGAACAACAAGAGGTTTTGAACCAAATTGAAAATACGCTTCGTTCCATGCATGAAGCCGTCAACCAGATGCGTTCTGCAAAATCACAATTAAAAGCTTATAAAAAACTTCTAAAAGACAACGATGATGCGGAAGAACTTGTTAAACTTGGTGATTCATTGATAAAAAGAATTGAAACATGGGAGGAAAAGCTCATCCAACCTAAGCAAAAAACGTTTCAGGATGTGATTAATTTCAACAACCAGCTCAACGCGGATTTTATGCATTTAAAAGGCTTTGTTGATTCCTCGGAACCCCAAGTAACAGAAGGAGCCAAAGAGCGATTACGTGATCTTTTGGCACAATGGAAGGTATTTGAGAATGAAAAAAGCACCATTGTTACGAATGAAATGGACAGCTACAATGATTTGTACGGTGCACTAAAACTACCGGCCATTCTATTGGAAGACTAG
- a CDS encoding pentapeptide repeat-containing protein: protein MKDSFIADQEFVGIDYTKNRLPKADYENCIFTNCTFTNAYLDNQNFMECEFVACDLTNANISHTTFKESLFKDSKLIGLRFEDCNEFLLSVQFDNCNLHLTSFYQVGLKGTLFSGCSLLETDFTGTDLTSAKLQNCNLEKAIFFQTILEGADLSTSFNYTIDPEKNQLKKAKFSKNGLSGLLKKYEIKIV, encoded by the coding sequence ATGAAGGATTCATTTATTGCGGATCAAGAATTTGTAGGTATTGATTATACTAAAAATCGGTTGCCCAAAGCAGACTATGAAAACTGTATTTTTACGAATTGCACATTTACAAATGCGTATTTGGACAACCAGAACTTTATGGAGTGTGAATTTGTTGCTTGTGACCTAACCAATGCGAACATAAGCCATACTACTTTTAAAGAGTCCCTATTTAAGGATTCTAAGCTCATTGGCCTCCGGTTTGAAGATTGTAACGAGTTCTTGTTGTCCGTTCAGTTTGATAACTGTAATTTACATTTGACCTCTTTTTATCAAGTTGGATTAAAGGGAACGTTATTTTCAGGTTGTAGCCTCTTAGAAACAGATTTTACCGGAACCGATTTGACATCAGCCAAACTCCAAAATTGTAATTTAGAAAAAGCCATCTTCTTTCAAACGATACTTGAAGGTGCAGACCTGAGTACTTCCTTCAACTATACCATCGACCCAGAAAAAAATCAACTGAAAAAAGCCAAATTTTCTAAAAACGGGCTATCCGGTCTTTTGAAGAAATATGAAATAAAAATAGTATAG
- a CDS encoding DUF6265 family protein gives MRQYFMLCLFVTVSVKAQNTLSLKNGELSPKATLTIVSWMEGHWKGEAFGGIAEEIWSPPFGGSMMFVFKHVMDDKVNFYETGHIREIGGTLVFELKHFNNDLKGWEEKNEVQSFKLVKVDENRVYFEGFTFERIENNEVNIYAMISGEANNPEEIKFNYKRVKL, from the coding sequence ATGCGACAGTATTTTATGCTATGCCTATTTGTGACCGTCTCTGTAAAAGCGCAGAACACCTTATCCTTAAAAAACGGTGAGCTTTCACCAAAAGCCACACTCACCATCGTTTCTTGGATGGAGGGCCATTGGAAAGGAGAAGCCTTTGGGGGAATTGCGGAAGAAATATGGAGCCCACCATTTGGCGGTTCAATGATGTTTGTTTTCAAACATGTAATGGATGATAAAGTCAATTTTTACGAAACGGGACATATTAGGGAAATAGGTGGAACCTTGGTTTTTGAATTGAAACATTTCAACAATGACCTAAAGGGCTGGGAGGAAAAAAATGAAGTACAATCCTTCAAACTGGTAAAAGTGGATGAAAATCGTGTATATTTCGAAGGATTTACTTTTGAAAGAATCGAGAATAACGAAGTAAACATCTATGCCATGATCAGTGGCGAAGCAAATAACCCCGAAGAAATCAAGTTCAATTACAAAAGGGTTAAACTTTGA
- a CDS encoding CBS domain-containing protein, producing the protein MAIKSFQGARSKDASKKEYKAPILVEDYMTKKLVTFSPEQSILEVMEAFAKYHISGGPVLDQNGFLVGIISEADCMKQISESRYFNQPILDKSVERYMTKDVETIPHDTSIFDAAGVFDIHNRRRLPVMKNDILVGQISRKDIVVAALKLSAQNWK; encoded by the coding sequence ATGGCTATCAAGAGTTTTCAAGGTGCTAGATCTAAAGATGCCTCAAAAAAAGAATACAAAGCCCCAATACTTGTGGAGGACTATATGACAAAGAAGTTGGTTACTTTTTCACCGGAACAATCTATTTTAGAAGTCATGGAGGCATTTGCAAAATACCACATATCCGGTGGTCCTGTACTTGATCAAAATGGATTTTTGGTCGGTATTATTTCTGAAGCCGATTGTATGAAGCAAATCTCGGAAAGTAGATATTTTAACCAGCCCATTCTTGACAAAAGTGTGGAACGCTACATGACCAAAGATGTGGAAACCATACCACACGATACCAGTATTTTTGATGCCGCTGGTGTTTTCGATATACACAACAGGCGAAGGCTTCCGGTAATGAAAAACGATATTCTGGTCGGTCAAATAAGTAGAAAGGACATTGTGGTAGCAGCATTAAAGTTAAGTGCTCAAAACTGGAAATAA
- a CDS encoding M20/M25/M40 family metallo-hydrolase, translated as MKFSKTLALLLLFLAIYWSYKSLMPSYQSDADIALHSFSTDRALEHVKNLSKEPHAVGFPGHSNAKTYIIAELKKLGLETNTQEGYTAGDWANLSKATNIMARIEGSEQGKALLLMSHYDSSPHSSFGASDAASGVATILEGVRAFLAENKTPKNDIIILITDAEELGLNGADLFVDKHPWAEDVGLVLNFEARGSGGPSYMLIETNRGNGTLIKEFTKANPEYPVANSLAYSIYKMLPNDTDLTVFREDADIEGFNFAFIDDHFDYHTALDTYERLDRTSLAHQGSYLMPLLHYFSETDLNNLKSLDDLVYFNIPFFKLISYPFEWIWPMFGIAIIAFLLLLFAGFKKGRLSLMGTIKGFLPLLICLVLNGIIGYFAWTAITWWYPGFKDMLHGFTYNGHTYILVYVLLSLTICFWTYHKFRKTNTQDLLVAPIIIWLLLCGLMAAYLQGASFFVVPVFSLLVAFMVVINQDKPNPFLLVFLTLPGVFIFAPFIKMFPVGLGLKMMVAATVFTTLLFFITLPFLNQLKKDRLAYLSLFLFLVFSISGHIKSDFNEERPKPSSLLYVYDADTDSAIWATYDNQLIDWNNQLIGPDKTVPKAGELKTIPSKYRTKFTYVANAPRKNVQAPWIDTLRDTVIGEERILDLCITPKRAVNRLDIYTNILKLNAAKINNVVLSDYFLENRKRRLITHYISDNDYTELELSFPKDSILDITIYEASNDLLTNKKFGVPERPKNSIPMPFVLNDAILVTKTMKFD; from the coding sequence ATGAAGTTTTCTAAAACCCTCGCACTTCTATTACTTTTTCTGGCCATTTATTGGAGTTATAAATCTTTGATGCCGTCATACCAGAGTGATGCTGATATAGCCTTGCACAGTTTTTCAACGGATAGGGCATTGGAACATGTTAAAAATCTCTCCAAAGAACCCCATGCGGTAGGCTTCCCTGGGCACTCGAATGCCAAAACTTACATTATTGCCGAACTCAAAAAACTTGGATTAGAGACCAATACCCAAGAAGGTTACACGGCAGGTGATTGGGCCAATCTGAGCAAGGCCACTAATATCATGGCAAGGATTGAAGGTTCTGAACAAGGAAAGGCACTGTTGCTAATGTCGCATTATGATAGCAGCCCACATTCTTCTTTTGGAGCCAGTGATGCTGCCAGTGGTGTAGCTACCATTCTAGAAGGGGTGCGGGCATTTCTTGCAGAAAATAAGACTCCAAAGAATGATATTATCATTTTAATCACCGATGCTGAAGAATTAGGGCTCAATGGTGCAGATTTGTTTGTCGACAAGCACCCTTGGGCAGAAGATGTTGGACTTGTTCTTAATTTTGAAGCACGCGGTAGCGGAGGTCCCAGCTATATGCTCATTGAAACCAACAGGGGGAACGGAACGTTGATAAAGGAATTTACAAAGGCAAATCCTGAGTATCCTGTAGCAAATTCTTTGGCATACAGTATTTACAAAATGTTGCCCAACGATACCGATTTGACCGTTTTTAGGGAAGATGCGGATATTGAAGGTTTTAATTTTGCATTTATCGATGACCATTTCGATTATCATACCGCTCTGGACACCTATGAACGATTGGACAGAACATCCTTGGCACATCAAGGAAGCTATCTGATGCCATTGCTCCATTATTTTAGTGAAACCGATTTGAACAACTTGAAAAGCTTGGATGACCTAGTGTATTTCAACATTCCCTTTTTCAAGTTGATTTCGTATCCTTTTGAATGGATTTGGCCCATGTTCGGTATCGCTATCATTGCCTTTTTACTACTGCTCTTTGCAGGTTTCAAAAAAGGAAGGCTTTCCTTAATGGGAACCATAAAAGGATTCTTGCCACTTTTAATCTGCTTGGTCTTAAATGGGATAATAGGATACTTTGCTTGGACTGCCATTACATGGTGGTATCCAGGGTTTAAAGATATGCTTCATGGGTTTACCTACAACGGGCATACCTATATTTTGGTCTATGTATTGCTTTCTTTGACCATTTGTTTTTGGACATATCATAAGTTCCGAAAAACAAACACCCAAGACCTTTTGGTAGCTCCTATTATAATTTGGTTGTTACTATGCGGACTTATGGCAGCTTATTTGCAAGGGGCCAGTTTTTTTGTAGTACCTGTATTTAGTCTTCTGGTAGCATTCATGGTAGTCATAAATCAAGATAAGCCCAATCCGTTCTTATTGGTATTTCTAACCCTTCCCGGAGTTTTTATATTTGCTCCATTTATAAAAATGTTCCCCGTAGGACTTGGATTAAAAATGATGGTCGCAGCCACTGTTTTCACCACACTCTTGTTCTTCATAACGCTTCCTTTTTTAAATCAACTGAAGAAGGACCGATTAGCATATCTGAGCTTATTCTTGTTTCTAGTATTTAGTATTTCTGGGCATATTAAATCGGACTTTAACGAAGAACGACCAAAACCCAGCAGTTTGCTCTATGTTTACGATGCAGATACCGATTCCGCTATCTGGGCCACCTATGACAATCAACTCATAGATTGGAACAATCAATTAATTGGACCTGATAAAACAGTTCCAAAAGCTGGCGAACTAAAAACTATACCAAGCAAATACAGAACTAAGTTCACGTATGTTGCCAATGCACCCAGAAAAAACGTGCAAGCACCATGGATAGATACGCTTAGGGACACGGTCATAGGCGAGGAACGAATTCTTGATCTGTGTATTACGCCCAAGCGAGCAGTCAATCGATTGGATATTTACACCAATATTCTAAAACTTAATGCTGCCAAGATAAACAATGTGGTCCTTTCCGATTATTTTCTTGAAAACCGAAAAAGAAGATTGATTACGCATTACATAAGCGATAACGACTACACGGAACTTGAGTTGAGTTTCCCAAAAGATTCCATTCTAGATATTACCATTTATGAAGCTTCCAATGATTTGTTGACAAACAAAAAATTTGGAGTTCCCGAAAGACCTAAAAACAGTATTCCTATGCCTTTTGTATTAAATGATGCTATCTTGGTCACCAAAACGATGAAATTTGATTGA
- a CDS encoding SDR family oxidoreductase, which translates to MIEKIGILGCGWLGLPLAKHFVSKKYEVHGTTTSEQKLRELKQEGIVPYHISLSVTKIEGDIQNFLSHIDVLILNVPPKLRGANKESYIEKIRLLYSAVKKSAVVKLIFVSSTSVYGDVEGEVTEETRPEPVTESGKQLLQCEQLFINDGALESTIIRFGGLIGPTRHPVTMLSRRQNLKNGNDPVNLIHLKDCIHLIDTIIENNYWSEVFNGVYPLHPSKKEYYTNEAIKRGLNIPEYSDEFTSKPGKIIRSNNYLHKNHIFYTSIIS; encoded by the coding sequence TTGATTGAGAAAATCGGTATTTTGGGTTGTGGTTGGCTGGGTTTACCATTAGCGAAGCATTTTGTAAGCAAAAAATATGAAGTACACGGCACTACTACTTCTGAGCAAAAGTTAAGGGAACTAAAACAAGAAGGGATCGTTCCTTATCACATCTCTTTATCAGTCACTAAAATTGAAGGAGATATTCAAAACTTTTTGTCCCATATAGATGTCTTGATTCTAAATGTTCCCCCAAAACTTAGAGGGGCGAATAAAGAGAGTTATATTGAAAAAATAAGACTTTTATACAGTGCAGTAAAGAAAAGCGCTGTAGTTAAACTCATTTTTGTAAGCAGCACCTCGGTGTATGGTGATGTAGAAGGTGAGGTTACGGAAGAGACCAGACCAGAGCCCGTAACAGAATCTGGAAAGCAATTGCTACAATGTGAACAGTTATTTATCAATGATGGAGCACTGGAGAGTACAATAATTCGTTTTGGCGGATTGATCGGACCGACTAGACATCCGGTTACGATGCTATCCCGCAGGCAGAACCTCAAGAATGGGAATGATCCCGTTAATTTAATCCATCTAAAAGACTGTATACATCTAATAGATACCATTATCGAAAACAATTATTGGAGCGAAGTCTTTAATGGAGTCTATCCGTTGCATCCCAGCAAGAAGGAATACTATACCAATGAAGCCATAAAACGTGGCCTAAACATCCCAGAATATTCTGACGAGTTCACAAGCAAACCGGGGAAAATTATACGCAGTAATAACTATCTTCATAAAAACCATATTTTCTACACTTCCATAATCTCGTGA
- a CDS encoding nuclear transport factor 2 family protein produces the protein MKNSITFLVVLICGFMAKAQTNEKSSIDNVLNAWHLAAASADFDAYFDKMTEDGVFIGTDATENWQNEAFKAFSKPYFDKGKAWNFTAVERNIYVDDSNEIAWFDELLDTQMKLCRGSGVVKKINGDWKIAHYVLSIAVPNENVSELIQIKKEKDSLLLIELKKQK, from the coding sequence ATGAAGAATAGCATCACTTTCTTGGTAGTATTGATATGCGGCTTTATGGCAAAAGCACAGACCAATGAGAAAAGTAGTATTGACAATGTATTGAATGCATGGCATCTTGCTGCTGCCAGTGCCGATTTTGATGCTTATTTTGATAAAATGACCGAAGATGGTGTTTTTATTGGAACAGATGCTACGGAAAATTGGCAAAACGAAGCCTTTAAAGCATTTTCAAAACCTTATTTTGATAAAGGGAAAGCTTGGAACTTTACAGCGGTCGAGCGAAATATCTATGTTGACGATTCTAATGAAATTGCTTGGTTTGACGAACTGTTGGATACACAAATGAAGCTGTGTCGAGGTTCTGGTGTCGTAAAGAAAATAAACGGTGATTGGAAAATTGCCCATTACGTGCTCTCCATTGCCGTACCCAATGAAAATGTTTCAGAACTTATCCAGATTAAAAAAGAAAAGGACAGCCTATTGCTTATCGAACTTAAAAAGCAAAAGTGA
- a CDS encoding NAD-dependent epimerase/dehydratase family protein, which produces MQKSILILGACGQIGTELTIELRARYGSENVVASDIREGGESLMQSGPFELLDATNYEAIEDVVMHYEIDEVYLMAAMLSATAEKFPMRAWNLNMNSLFNVLNLAKEKKISKIFWPSSIAVFGPNTPKENTMQSTIMEPSTVYGISKQSGERWCEYYFKKFDVDVRSVRYPGLISWKTMPGGGTTDYAVDIYHEALKKESYECFLNEATKLPMMYMDDAIRATINLMESPSEKLSVRSSYNLGSMSFTPKEVAQNIRKHIPNFEISYNPDFRQQIADSWPSSIDDSAAKRDWNWQPEFDLEKTTEEMLDNLKDTV; this is translated from the coding sequence ATGCAAAAATCCATTCTTATTCTTGGTGCATGTGGTCAGATAGGCACAGAACTCACTATTGAATTACGGGCCAGGTATGGTTCTGAAAACGTAGTCGCCAGTGATATTAGGGAAGGTGGTGAAAGCCTTATGCAGTCTGGGCCTTTTGAACTTTTGGACGCTACCAATTACGAAGCCATTGAAGATGTGGTGATGCATTACGAAATTGATGAAGTTTATCTCATGGCCGCTATGTTGAGTGCTACCGCGGAAAAATTTCCGATGCGCGCTTGGAACTTGAACATGAACTCGCTTTTTAATGTGCTCAACTTAGCAAAGGAGAAAAAGATAAGCAAGATTTTTTGGCCATCGAGCATAGCGGTCTTTGGACCCAATACCCCAAAAGAAAACACCATGCAAAGCACCATAATGGAACCTAGTACGGTGTACGGGATAAGCAAGCAATCCGGGGAGCGTTGGTGCGAGTATTATTTTAAGAAATTTGATGTGGATGTACGAAGTGTACGCTACCCTGGTCTAATTAGTTGGAAAACCATGCCCGGGGGCGGTACTACGGATTATGCTGTAGACATATACCATGAAGCCCTGAAAAAGGAGTCGTATGAATGTTTCTTGAACGAAGCTACTAAATTACCCATGATGTACATGGACGATGCCATACGGGCCACAATAAATTTGATGGAAAGTCCTTCCGAAAAACTTAGTGTTAGGTCTTCCTATAATTTAGGAAGCATGAGTTTTACACCCAAAGAGGTTGCTCAAAACATCCGGAAGCATATCCCCAATTTTGAAATATCCTACAATCCTGATTTTCGCCAGCAAATTGCTGATTCTTGGCCCAGTAGTATTGATGATAGTGCTGCCAAAAGGGATTGGAACTGGCAACCTGAATTTGATTTGGAAAAAACTACGGAAGAGATGTTGGATAATTTAAAGGATACAGTTTAG
- the moaC gene encoding cyclic pyranopterin monophosphate synthase MoaC — MVDITQKQPTHRTAIAQAIVKVSSTVTIDAIKKGAVPKGDVFSMSRAAGFLGVKKTADLLPDCHPLPVEHCSIDYEINELDITVKVLVKTFYKTGVEVEAMHGASVVALNMYDMLKPIDKGVEIHQIRLLKKTGGKSDINNA; from the coding sequence ATGGTAGACATTACACAAAAGCAACCTACCCATAGAACTGCCATTGCACAAGCTATTGTTAAAGTAAGTTCTACCGTTACTATTGATGCCATTAAAAAAGGTGCGGTTCCAAAAGGAGATGTGTTTTCAATGAGTAGGGCGGCGGGTTTTTTAGGAGTGAAAAAAACAGCCGATTTGTTACCGGACTGTCATCCTTTGCCCGTTGAACATTGTAGCATTGATTATGAAATCAATGAACTGGATATTACGGTAAAGGTCTTGGTGAAGACGTTCTACAAAACAGGTGTCGAGGTAGAGGCCATGCACGGCGCAAGTGTTGTGGCTTTAAATATGTACGATATGCTCAAACCTATTGACAAAGGTGTGGAAATCCATCAAATAAGGCTCTTGAAAAAAACAGGCGGCAAATCAGATATTAACAATGCGTAA